The Silene latifolia isolate original U9 population chromosome X, ASM4854445v1, whole genome shotgun sequence genome contains the following window.
TCCAGAGGCAATTTGGGTAAATATATCCATGGACTTTAAAGAGGGTTTACCCAAATCACATGGGAAGGATACTATTCTAGTTATGGTGGACAGACTTAGTAAATATGCTCATTTTGTACTGATGTCTCATCCTTTTGATGTAGTTTCTGTTGCTAAAGTGTACCTTGACAAGATTTTTAGACTACATGGGGGTACCTAAGATCATTGTCAATGACAGGGACAAGGTGTTTCTGAGCAAATTCTGACAAGAATTATTCAAAATGCTGCAGGTAGATCTATTGATATCCACTGCTTACCATCCGCAGACGGATGGCCAAATAGAGATTGTAAACAAATGTTTGGAGACCTACTTAAGGTGTATGACAGGGGAAAGGCCTAAAGATTGGGCAAATTGGATTCCTCTTGCTGAATGGTGGTATAACAGTAATTTTCACTCTGCAATTGGTACTACTCCATATGAAGTGGTGTATGGGCAACCCCCTCACTTGCATATTCCTTACTGTAATGGTGACAGTCCAGTAGCTGCTGTGGACATGAGTCTAACTGCTAGAGGAGATTGCATAACAATGTTGAAGTTTCATCTAAAACGAGTTCAAGACAGGATGAAACAACAGAGTGATAAGCATAGGAGTAACAAAGAATTTGCCATTGATTAGTGGGTATATGTGAAGTTACAACCCTATAGGCAACAATCATCGGTAGATAGGCCTTACCACAAGTTGGCTCTCAAGTATTTTGGTCATTTTCAAGTAATAGCTAAGAAGGGAATGTGGGATATGTGCTGCAACTGCCTGCCCATGCTTAGATTCATCcagtgtttcatgtatctcaactaaAGAGGCAACATGGGCCTCTTCCTGTTACAATTTCAGTGCTAGAAATAGATGGAAACATGCAAATACAAGCTGAACCTATTGCTGTGTTGGAAAGAAAGATGGTTAAGAAAGGGAACAGGGCAATGGTATATGTACTTGTACATTGGCCCAATAGGTCTAAAGCTGATGCTACATGGGAAACTTATGACGATAGAGAGAAAAGGTTTCCTGGTTTCAACTTGAATGAAACTTTAGGACAAGTTTTGCTAAGGGGAATGGATTGTAATGAATCTGGCAAGTTAACTGTCCACGTCAGCAAATGAAGTCAACAAGTTATTAGGAAATTTGTTACAAATACAGTTAGGCTGTTAATAAGTACGTTGACAGTTATAAACAGGACTCAACAGTTATTTTGTCATTCTTTCTAAAATATTTCATTACACTTTATCTACGAAAATCTTACTACATTTCAGTTGTAATCTTGTAGTTGTTGTAATCTTGTATCTTTTACATTTTGTAATCAATTCTTCAAGATAATATAATCAATTGATCTTCATCCGAATTTCTTATTTACTTATGGAATTCCTGTGAATGATCTGCCTTGGAGTAGGTCTTCTGAGAGACAGTCTCTCAATAATTTTATTGAGAGACTATtttacaatttaaaaaaaaacggTACTGAAGATAATAAAATAGGGACAAATAATGATTATAGGTAAAAtgagtacatttattatgtaaataggtacgaaattactatgttacGATCAATAAAAAAGGTCACGAagtacaaataaaagggtacggaaGACtgatctcttaataacttattaaaagaccgtatctcccaagttttagtgaaCAAGTTGTTAGGTAAAAGCTTGCTATGTTTGTCTACCTTAATTGAAAAATTACAGATTTAATACCTAAACTTGCAAAGCGTACTATGAAAATAAACACCCTTCTACAAAATTTACGTTCTAATTATCAATTATTAAAGTATGGAAAAAGTATAAAAAAATACTTCACTATCTCATATTTTAAATCCGGGCTCGTCTGACTGGCACCCAATCGCTCCCCTTAATATTTACGTCAAATTAACCATATCCCTTGATGAATATAAAATTATTACTCTCTCTGTCCTGGTCATTAATAGAAAAGTAAACAATTAACTGAAACACCATTGAATAGAATAGGTAAATAAGTGTCAGAGAACGGAGGGAACAAGGGGagtacaaaactaattaattacgtaactagtatagatcccgcgcgaatgcgcggttttttagataggaaTATTAAAGAAAATTCGAAGTAACAATTATAAAACctgatatttaactcaatttgatatttaattgtaaaatatattattattaatgttttgtattaatcggtGGGAAAGGGAAAGTTCAGTATAACTCAGTTGTACATATAATATAAAGAAAACCCAATTATAGCCAAATTTATTTAGGCGGAAAAATTAgagatttcttattcttttagtataagggggattgctaaatcccgcacactaGTATACCAAGCCCCGCGCAGTTTGCCCCTGATATTCCATAATTGCCCTTCGTCATaaaaagataattaaaacgaGTTCTCTCCCTCTTCTTTTCTCAAAACCGAACCAATTCGTAAGTAGCTCGACAATAATGGATCGTACCGCACGTATCACATGTAATTTTTCGTTTCAGCAACAACTTTTTTAAGATCGTCTTTTTACTTGATTTAGCTAATGTtttttaattgaaaaaggttTATTTTCAAAATTAAGATTGATTACCATTAAAGTCGGGTTGTTGAAGGGGTGGTTGTGGGGTCATTGTACTGGCCGGAGTAGGGTGGTCGGAAGGATCGTTATGGGTGGTCGGAGACTAGTAATTAGGATGCATCTTTCGTAATGGATCTAGTTACTAAATAATTACTCCTGTGTAATTCGGTATCTTGTTTCTTCGTCCATGACATTGACCTTGACGCAGTTACCGACAACTCCAGAAAACCTGTATACGGCGTCGGATTGACGAACTTCACCATCGTCATCACAAACCCTAGCACCGACAACCACCACCTGAGACCCCATCAAGAAATCATCCAAAAAGACCACGAAAAACTAGAAAATCATGGCAAACTATAGATCGGAAAAATTAATACATAATCGAATAAATTAAGAACCCTAGGAGAGAGAATTAAAGAATAAAATTGGGGAAAAATTGAAGGTGTACGTGTGCAGGACGGGGTGATCGGCGCGGGGATGGGGGCGTGGAAGCGGCGCTTGGAGGGTGGTGGTGGAGGGTACCGGTGCAGGGAAGGGGGTCGGTGCTTTGGAGGCAGACGAAGGGATTTCGCAAATTGTTCTCATTTTTCGTGTTTTAAATTCTCTCCTATTTTTCTCTCTTGTTTCTCTCACATTAGGgtgagaaatgagaggggtatacTCGGAATAAAGTGGTAAAATGCGCGGGATAGAGTATATTGTATTTAATAGGATTTTAGTAACCGCCACAATCAATTTGGTTGTTAATTATCTTATGTATCACCATATTAATCTACCTATTATGTTGTGACTTAATGGGTGTTGATGGTGCCCTTTGTAACTCCTCTATGTGAGGTGAttataaataagataagagatgCGGTTTGTGAAACCATCATATTCATCTTAttaacacacaacttatataATCTCTTAGTTAGTCTACCATCTATGTGACTTGGGATTTGGGGTGTGGATATATTCTGGGACTCTAGTAGCCGCCAAATGTACGATATACGGTAGTGGGCAGTTAGCGAGCACAACGGTCTGATCGCTTCCGCATAAAGGTAtcctatttactaaaagaataacCACATAGCTGATGTGTCAGCCTATGGTTGAAagtacattttttttatttttttaaagaaTGGTACCACCCACGTTCAAGTCATCCTCTTTATTTATGAGTCTGATAGAAGTATATGTTTGATATTGCTCATAATTTTAACTTGATTGTGATATAAAAAAGATCAACAGTAGAAAAAAATCAAATCCCACAAATTTGATAAACAATAACAGAAATAAACTTAATAAAATAGTCGTAAGTAATAAATTTGTTCTTTTAGATGTTAATTTGCACAGGTTGGTATATTtgagagaaaaaagaaaaaaattattaacgaaaaaaaaattatttattggAAAAAAAAAGACATgttatcataataataataataataataataataataataataataataataataataataataataataataataataataataataataataataataataataataataataataataataataataataataataataataataataataataataataactaggtAATATCCCGCGCTTCGTGCGgcctattttaaaattttatttttataattgaagaaaaataatataatttatatatgacctttaatatttttacctataaataaaaataaaataattttttttcacttttttttgtaggtttaacttcaatgtttaaaataaaatacatatttttttaattaaaactaataagttatAGTTAATAACGCATGATCAACGCTTTGCAAAAAAAATTTTGTAACTAATCAAATAtcacattaattaaaataaaagttatttgaataatgcaacaatcaacattatgttatcaaattatatcatttcacgatacgttatgttccaaatcagttaaaatatttgttcaaaatgatgtgaatataattttatgtaatttttaatctTGTATGTATAACGTTTGAactttatgtatcaaacatatagggctcaaactaaacttattcaaatgttttaattGTGTGTTACATGTGCTATGTGTCAAAGATATCTATAAGATATTTGCAACTTTTTATTTTTTAACAACTATATATagtgatgtttaagagtttaccgtaaataaaataggttgaactttctcaaatataatttttataagataacatataaaatatttaactaaaagtaatatctagttagtcataatcaatgttTTATTCTTGACGTATACATACTTAACTGAAGATATTAAAGGAAAATGTAGTgtattctactttttcatgttgtTTATATAATAGAGTTTCTCTACATGATACCCTTGTATTTATACGAATTCTACGTGATACCCCTCGCTTTTCAAAAATATCAGTGGCACCCCTAAACATGATAAAAACATATTAAAATACCCAAAATGCTCTAATCCGCCTTTTTAAAATGTTTAATTTATaaattttttattgattttttggaAATGATTTTTCATGTCATTAACATAAATATCGTCTACTCAATTGTAAACATATTTTTTACACAAAATCTAACATATTAAAAACGTGATTTTTAGTAGATTGGGTACTTTTAGAACATTTTACTAAATTTAGAGATACTACTTATATTTTTAAAAAATAGGGGTACCACGTAGAATGCGAAGAAACTCGGGGTAACACGTAGAAAAATCCTAAATAATATTattttacttaataatcattcattttcttttaattattcaaactTACTCGTGATCACTGTGTATATACATACTCGTTCTCACAGTATTTAAACCTCACAAAATCTCATatcttagtagtttttttaaagttttgtttttaataaatacaatgactcttccaaatatatttttcttaataaatttgatggtctaagttttataactttctcaaaatatttttttacgtaaatgtaaaatattGTAAGATACTACATATCgaaatatattaataaatataatgaaaattatactcgattgaaagcatttttcgcaatgaacgtttttatttacaatttagaatttttgtcaaaatatttttttaataaatttagaataaaataaacgtaattatttaatgtaaatttataatgaaatttattaaattataattaatatttactgAGATTTATACTACATTTATTATGTTCATATTAAATAATTAGCTGTAATAAATGTTTCTCACTAAGGCTGTATGGGACACGTGGtgcatccacagcgtttcaacccagttatatatatatatatatatatatatatatatatatatatatatataataataataataataataataataataataattaaaaaaaatcatgGATGACAATTCAATAAATGATCATTAGATCTACACAATTCAAGAGTTTATGAGTAAACATTcacatgaattttttttttgaaataaggtCCAAAatcattaaatatatttaatttgcATGAAATggaaaaataccataaaaattacTTCATACTCTGTATTAGAGATTGAAGAAATTGTtatagaaataaaaaaaaaaagctaaaaaAAACATAATTTCCGGGGGAAAAAACGATCAAAAAAACGTGTCAAAGGACATAATATGCATATGCAAAACTACCAATTGAAAATGTGAGTATCATCTGCAAAATGATCGAATTCATTGGCAAAACGATCCATCTATGCTTTCATGAATGAATATCAAATGGGTTTGATTGAGGGTTATCTGAATAAGGAGAAAGAGGCGTTTAAGATTTCCGTGTATTTTAATTTAGAGAGACAAGGGGGCGGCAGTAGATCATCAGGAAAGGAGAATTAATGGTGGAAGACTAGAAAGGGGAATTAGGGTTCAAGTCAAATAAGAAAGGGCTAATTTGTAAAGGTAGATAGGGTTAAGTGGGCTTATTTCAGTTTGGGTCGACTTTATTAGTTAGTTAGGGTATTTGTTTGGAAAATttacaaattacaaattaaattACTATATCCGTCTTAAGAATAAAACGGGTCAAATCAATGTCACttacatattttaattaaaggtaaataaatgagaggaaaaatatatatatatatatatatatatatatataaaaccatAACTCGTAAAATCCAATTGAAATTGTTGGTAATTCGTGAATTGAGGGGTCGAAAACTCGAAATTAGTTTGAGAGAGTTTAGACAAAAACCGACCAAAGTCCATAAACATGAAATTAATGTCCCATATATCACAAAACCGACCATTGCCTCTATACATTAAAATAATCATTTGTACCCAGTTATTTTCCATGAAtccaaataaacatttaaatgTCTTGGTGTTCTTATCTGCCTTTAGCCCTACCTAATCAAAACCATTTCACATTTCCTCTCCGCACTCCACAACAGTTATGCGTTCATACTCCTCCTTCAACCACTGTTTTGACTCTACATTTGTAGATCTACAACTAATTGTATCTACATATCCCTATTTTTTAAAAGGTAGTCttaaatttaattattttttcgTTGAAATTTTGTTTTTGAGTAATATTTTTACTCTTTAATCATTACCTATATATTTTACCTCTTTAATTGATATACTGATcactttaccaaaaaaaaaaatgatttattGGTCACTAgtttagatgttttattttaaaTGTTACTATTCATCTATTGTAAACAAATTTCTGTTTTATTGCTTGTATTTTTTACCCTTCAAATATTTTTGTGGTCATGTTATAAAAATTATTAGTAGTATGCTATTATTGAActatacaataataaaaaaattcgTTTTTAAGATTTTTTCATTGTTTTTGTATACAGTTTttacttattttttttatttttaatattaatgGATTATATCACTTGTACAAAGTGTCATTTAATCCCATCATATTCTTTTTTTTATGGTTATAATATTCAATAATTGAAGAATCATATTTTGAACATTAATCAGATTTCAGATTTCACAAAATCTAGTGTTTTaggtaaataatttatttaaataacATAAGATATTGATCTTTGATAACTATATTTGTAAATATTGATCATATccttataataatataataataataataataataataataataataataataatatacaacattattttttttaaagataatgtttaataaacatattgtgaaaataaattacgtttttTAAAGATAAAATCATATTCATATCTCAAAAATATTTGTGCCTTATATATtttaaaatcacatttaacatCTACTTATTTTTAGTTTACCGGGTTAAATAGGAGGGTCGAATTTCAACCTTAAATTAACAGATCGTTTTGAGTTTGGGAAACGGGTCATAGATCAAGATTTATGAGTCTATCGGCCCTGTAAAAAACGGTTGACTTGGATCGGGCTTATTGTTCGAGTAATATTTTCATAGGCCTGACTAAGATGTAATTTATACCATGTTATAAATTGCATGAATAAATTAACGGGATCCATACACATTATTTTCAAAGTCCTTATTGTTACACTTCATGCATGGAGCTCTAATGGTGAGCTTAAGGGTGATATTAAGTTAGAAAGGAAGCGATGTTTAGGTCaaaattttatttataaaatgcaCGGGTTAAAATTTCATATTTAAAGTGCATGGTTTAAAATTTCATTTAAAAGTGCATGGGTCGAAAGTTGTATTTTAAACGTGTTTGCGTCACAATTTTTATTTTAACATGTTTACTAATTAACAATCGGTACTAAATGAAAAACAGAATACAAATTTCATTTTAAATGTACATGATCGCACGAGtcaaaattttcattttaaactaGCACGACTTCTACAAATAATGTCATGagtttggaaaaatgaaaaacaatttTAACAATTTTCCCGATCCTGCAATTATTCAGACCGATTCATTTTtacttattttgttttattttcatcTGAATATTTTTGTTTGATATGTAAGTCATTTTTTTCTGAAGTCGCACGAGTAATCCCCTATCTATAAAAGCTGAAGCCTTTCTAAGCTTCTTATTGGCTGCAGCATTTTTGGGAAAATTATACCCACGTTCAAGCATATATGTTTAATTCCCCTCTCTCCTCATTAGGTAATTAATTCTTCTCTCTCCTCTATTACCACGTTTGTAGATTTATTTTAGGGAAACTATATTTAGCCAAACTATATAGTATACAAATGATATGATAATGATATATGATTACGtcaccaaaaaaataaaattaaatacggtCTACATACAAAAATTACATATGCAGAAAACCTTTTTAATATTGAAATTAATTACAGCCAATATTGAAATTAATTACAGTCCATCAATAAATTACACATTCAAAATTATAAATTACAGTCTACTATTACATACCCAAAATTGATATTTTAGCAACCAAATAACCAAACTAAATAACCAAACTAAATATAaaattacaatccaaaaacaaaaattacatatccaaaaaccgaatatgaaaattatttacagtccaaataaaataaattacataccCAAATAGtccaaaaaaatataaataaccAATCAATATGTAAATTACAAATACAATCTCTCAGGTTGGTGTATAAAACCACTGACCATTCATCATCGAGATTTGATGAACTAGGTAACGTTAACAAAAGGCCGCCTTAACCACCGACAATGGGGTGGCACAATAGTTAAGCTGCCAATAGCcatcattaacaaaaaaaaaatgtaccTTTATAGATGAAATAACTCAACGAACTATTCTTCCATTTCCGGAACTCTGATAACGTTAGCTGTAAAAGAAACAATAAATTACGTTATCTCAATCAAATTtaatatttgtttttattttttaattcatATCAAAGTATGGACGAATTAAACGAAATAAAATCTAATTAAACATTGTAACATAGTTCAATTTTCATTGTCCAAGTTAATAAAATTGATACTATTATTCTTGAAATTTAAAGGttatttttaaattttaattcaTATCATAGTATAGACGAATTAAACgatatacaatttaattaaacaTTGTAAGCCTCGGTTCAATTTTCATAGTCAAGTTAATAAAATTGTTACTAATTAAACATTGTAACCCACTAACAATTAAATataacaataatcaaccccactaAAATGTATGCTGAAAAAAAGGGACATTTCAGTCAAAAAAGAAagttatgaaataaataaatgtaaataaaacaataattacCCCACTAACAACAATACATGCTGAAAAAGAGGCACATTTCACAAAACAAAACTTGAGTTATGCACAAAATCAGCCTACTAACTACATAAACAACGAGAAACAACACTAAATAACTTACAGTTATAAATAATAACCAGCCATTTTACAACTCACAACAATACCAACAATGCAAGAGCCACAACAAATAAGTGTATCAAAATTGATAAGAGGAACAACAAGAGTGTATGTGAAAGTAAGGGTAGTGCGAAAATGGAAAAAAGAAGACTTTAGGAAAGCCTTTGTTGGAGAAGATTTTTCATTAGAACTAATATTGGTGGATGAAGAGGCAAGAAAGTTTACTTTATTTTACTAAATGACCCATATATTTTTTTCCATAGAAATTTTACTAATAAAGTATGCAACAAAATTATCCATTGTAGGGACATGTTATTCAAGCCACAGTAGGTAAAGCTCTTATACAAAATTTTGAAGACAAAAT
Protein-coding sequences here:
- the LOC141618089 gene encoding uncharacterized protein LOC141618089, yielding MAMSQAPVLALPNFTENFIVELDASDLGIGVVLSQQRHHIAFLSKDLAMKHKGLSAYEKELWALVMAVDKWRKLVVGLDVGLRSEFLTLMHSSAIGGHSGIHGTYMRFLLLKCTLTRFLDYMGVPKIIVNDRDKVDLLISTAYHPQTDGQIEIVNKCLETYLRCMTGERPKDWANWIPLAEWWYNSNFHSAIGTTPYEVVYGQPPHLHIPYCNGDSPVAAVDMSLTARGDCITMLKFHLKRVQDRMKQQSDKHRMFHVSQLKRQHGPLPVTISVLEIDGNMQIQAEPIAVLERKMVKKGNRAMVYVLVHWPNRSKADATWETYDDREKRFPGFNLNETLGQVLLRGMDCNESGKLTVHVSK